In Paenibacillus hexagrammi, the following are encoded in one genomic region:
- a CDS encoding DUF4367 domain-containing protein, translating to MMKIKFLFIIVLAIYLPGLAFAESKYHKLDSRTLTKIKKQVTFKMLLPQEQSLPRGWTVEVKNPFPLDINKPIRKIRLHYFDKNEHYLFGLEQYSVKGRKVIREDTNGQNSRRSYLDDFGPSTNGIKVFVNNCEGRFVHWALTNGEKGGFLWWIQDDTYIEMESLTISETEMLRIANLLK from the coding sequence ATGATGAAAATAAAATTTCTGTTTATAATTGTCCTTGCAATTTACTTACCAGGTTTAGCCTTTGCAGAATCTAAGTATCATAAATTGGATTCGCGTACATTAACAAAGATAAAAAAACAAGTAACTTTCAAAATGTTACTCCCTCAAGAACAGAGCCTGCCAAGAGGTTGGACTGTTGAGGTTAAGAATCCATTTCCTCTAGACATAAATAAGCCAATCAGAAAAATCAGGTTACATTATTTTGACAAAAATGAACACTATTTATTTGGTTTAGAGCAGTATTCAGTTAAGGGACGTAAGGTTATTAGAGAAGATACAAATGGTCAGAACAGTCGTCGCTCTTACCTTGATGACTTTGGACCATCTACAAATGGAATAAAGGTCTTTGTAAACAATTGTGAGGGGCGTTTTGTACATTGGGCTTTAACGAATGGGGAAAAGGGTGGTTTCCTATGGTGGATTCAAGATGATACATACATTGAAATGGAAAGCCTTACAATTAGCGAGACAGAAATGCTTAGAATAGCAAATTTATTGAAATAA